In the Chroococcidiopsis sp. SAG 2025 genome, one interval contains:
- the petC gene encoding cytochrome b6-f complex iron-sulfur subunit, with translation MAQISESMDVPGMGRRQFMNLLTFGTITGTALGALYPVVKYFIPPAAGGAGGGVTAKDELGNEVSVSQFTANRNPGDRSLVQGLKGDPTYLIVDSKDSIGEYGLNAICTHLGCVVPWNAAENKFKCPCHGSQYDNTGKVVRGPAPLSLALVHTAVQDDKVLLMPWTETDFRTGEDPWWA, from the coding sequence ATGGCTCAGATTTCTGAATCAATGGATGTCCCAGGAATGGGGCGACGGCAATTCATGAACTTATTGACTTTTGGGACAATCACAGGTACTGCATTAGGAGCATTGTACCCAGTAGTCAAGTACTTTATTCCGCCTGCTGCTGGTGGTGCAGGTGGGGGTGTAACGGCAAAAGACGAACTCGGTAATGAAGTGAGCGTGAGTCAGTTTACTGCCAACCGTAATCCAGGCGATCGCTCGTTGGTTCAAGGACTGAAGGGCGACCCCACTTACTTGATCGTAGACAGCAAAGACTCTATAGGCGAATATGGTTTAAATGCTATCTGCACCCACTTAGGCTGCGTCGTGCCTTGGAACGCAGCAGAAAACAAGTTTAAATGTCCTTGCCACGGTTCCCAGTACGATAATACGGGTAAAGTCGTGCGCGGTCCCGCACCTCTGTCGTTAGCACTGGTTCACACCGCAGTTCAAGACGACAAAGTTTTACTGATGCCTTGGACGGAAACTGACTTCCGCACTGGGGAAGATCCTTGGTGGGCTTAA
- the petA gene encoding cytochrome f has protein sequence MKRVSIRARWSCSARAIAKMVLVAIATVAFFFSSDFALPQAAAAYPFWAQQSYPESPREATGRIVCANCHLAAKPTEVEIPQSVLPDSVFEAVVKIPYDTNVQQVVADGSKGGLQVGAVLMLPEGFKIAPPERISEEMKEKVGDLYFQPYSEDQENVVIVGPLPGEQYQEIVFPVLSPDPAKDKSVHFGKYPVHVGGNRGRGQVYPTGEKSNNAAYTASAAGTISKIAKVEDEYGNAKYEVSIQTESGETKVDTVPAGPAFIVSEGQTVAAGDALTDNPNVGGFGQDDGEIVLQSSTRVQWLLAFLAAIMLCQVLLVLKKKQVEKVQAAEMNF, from the coding sequence ATGAAAAGAGTTTCGATCCGAGCAAGATGGTCTTGCAGTGCTAGAGCGATCGCCAAAATGGTGCTGGTGGCGATCGCTACAGTAGCCTTTTTCTTCTCTAGCGATTTTGCCCTGCCACAAGCGGCTGCTGCCTATCCTTTCTGGGCGCAGCAATCTTATCCTGAAAGTCCTAGAGAAGCAACCGGACGTATTGTCTGTGCTAACTGCCACCTAGCGGCAAAACCAACAGAAGTAGAAATACCGCAATCGGTATTACCCGATAGCGTGTTTGAGGCAGTAGTAAAAATTCCCTACGACACTAACGTTCAACAAGTTGTTGCCGATGGCTCCAAAGGTGGGCTTCAGGTTGGTGCGGTTTTGATGTTACCAGAAGGCTTCAAAATTGCTCCCCCCGAACGCATCTCTGAGGAAATGAAGGAGAAAGTTGGCGATCTTTATTTCCAACCCTACAGCGAAGACCAAGAAAATGTGGTCATCGTCGGACCCCTTCCTGGCGAACAATATCAAGAAATTGTCTTCCCAGTCCTTTCGCCCGACCCAGCTAAAGACAAGAGCGTTCATTTTGGTAAATACCCCGTTCACGTCGGTGGTAACAGAGGGCGCGGTCAAGTCTACCCCACTGGCGAAAAGAGCAACAATGCTGCTTATACTGCTTCTGCTGCTGGCACGATTTCCAAAATTGCCAAAGTGGAAGATGAATACGGTAACGCCAAATACGAAGTTAGCATCCAGACTGAGTCTGGAGAAACAAAGGTTGACACCGTTCCGGCTGGTCCTGCTTTTATCGTCTCTGAAGGGCAAACAGTTGCAGCTGGCGATGCTCTGACCGATAACCCCAATGTAGGTGGCTTCGGTCAAGATGACGGTGAAATCGTGCTACAAAGCTCTACCAGAGTACAGT